From a single Lolium rigidum isolate FL_2022 chromosome 7, APGP_CSIRO_Lrig_0.1, whole genome shotgun sequence genomic region:
- the LOC124678439 gene encoding endonuclease 4-like, with protein sequence MALLLLLHVVLVAAAAKAPAAQAWGVEGHYMVCKIAESYLTREASTAVKGLLPESAGGELAAVCSWPDTERRQNPWSAPLHFADTPGDCKFSYARDCHGTNGEKDMCVVGAINNYTAALQDSSCPYNRTESLMFLAHFVGDVHQPMHCGRIADLGGNTVVVSWYTNKTNLHKVWDEKVIGTAMNRFYKDDLSTMIGAIKRNLTVVEKNKWEACPSRATSSSCADKFAEESAELSCPAYVGTEQGSNLEDEYFFKALPVVQKRIAQGGVRLAAILNRIFSGNNSSALQSI encoded by the exons ATGGCCCTTCTCCTGCTGCTTCACGTGgtcctggtggcggcggcggcgaaagcTCCGGCGGCGCAGGCGTGGGGAGTGGAGGGACACTACATGGTCTGCAAGATCGCCGAG AGTTACCTGACGAGGGAGGCGTCGACGGCTGTGAAGGGGCTGCTGCCGGAATCCGCCGGCGGTGAGCTCGCGGCGGTGTGCTCGTGGCCTGACACCGAGCGGCGCCAGAACCCGTGGTCGGCCCCTCTGCACTTCGCAGACACCCCGGGAGACTGCAAGTTCAGCTACGCCA GGGATTGCCACGGCACGAACGGAGAGAAGGACATGTGCGTAGTCGGAGCCATCAACAACTACACCGCCGCGTTGCAAGACTCCTCGTGTCCAT ATAACCGGACGGAGAGCCTGATGTTCCTGGCGCACTTCGTGGGCGACGTCCACCAGCCCATGCACTGCGGCCGCATCGCCGACCTCGGCGGCAATACCGTCGTCGTCAGCTGGTATACGAACAAGACCAACCTCCACAAG GTGTGGGATGAGAAGGTCATCGGAACGGCCATGAACAGGTTCTACAAGGATGACCTGAGCACCATGATCGGCGCCATCAAGCGCAACCTTACT GTGGTTGAAAAGAACAAGTGGGAGGCGTGCCCAAGTCGAGCAACCAGTTCCAGTTGTGCTGACAA GTTCGCCGAGGAGAGCGCGGAGCTGTCGTGCCCGGCGTACGTGGGTACTGAGCAAGGCTCCAACTTGGAAG ATGAGTATTTCTTCAAGGCGCTGCCGGTTGTTCAGAAGAGGATTGCGCAGGGAGGTGTGAGGCTGGCGGCCATCCTCAACCGGATCTTCAGCGGGAACAATAGCAGCGCGCTGCAGAGCATttga